A DNA window from Arachis duranensis cultivar V14167 chromosome 3, aradu.V14167.gnm2.J7QH, whole genome shotgun sequence contains the following coding sequences:
- the LOC107477767 gene encoding uncharacterized protein LOC107477767, whose translation MSSSLLRSSRAKLFSSFNSSLSRTFYPTASPPPQIGPLPPLFHRTNSHSPANEKPSNGNLIGPSKPSARDFGNLDRVPAIGNRVNNLGNGSTTKVNLLDTIALARAGYGIGAVKGPMQLMTGPGVADGRLVNHFRVKSTVASSNNETKAYGLRPLSPHLPVYEPQLSSTLSIFNRITGVILSAVILLFYMIYMKMGLISLTFGSFYDFLFYSSKLNLLVLEISGLALTYHTYMGIRHLLHRL comes from the exons ATGTCTTCTTCACTCCTCAGATCCAGCAGGGCCAAGCTCTTCTCTTCCTTCAACTCTTCTCTTTCTAGAACCTTCTATCCCACCGCctctcctcctcctcagatCGGACCCCTCCCTCCACTCTTCCACCGCACCAACTCTCACTCCCCCG CGAATGAAAAACCTTCCAACGGAAACTTGATTGGTCCCTCAAAACCCAGTGCTCGCGATTTCGGAAATCTCGATAGGGTTCCTGCTATCGGAAACCGAGTTAACAATCTTGGAAATGGTTCTACTACGAAGGTCAATCTTTTG GACACCATTGCACTGGCTAGAGCTGGATATGGTATTGGTGCTGTCAAGGGTCCAATGCAATTGATGACC GGACCCGGAGTTGCAGATGGTCGATTGGTTAATCATTTCCGTGTTAAGAGTACTGTTGCGAGTTCCAACAATGAGACAAAGGCTTATGGTCTTCGACCGTTATCTCCTCATCTTCCTGTTTATGAGCCACAGCTATCTTCCACACTTTCAATATTCAACAGAATCACTGGAGTCATCTTATCTGCTGTCATCTTGTTGTTTTACATGATATATATGAAAATGGGCTTGATCAGTCTCACCTTTGGTTCTTTCTATGATTTCCTGTTTTACTCATCAAAACTCAACCTGCTTGTTCTTGAGATTTCTGGCTTAGCCCTTACCTATCACACATATATGGGCATTCGTCATTTGCTCCACCGACTATGA
- the LOC107477795 gene encoding uncharacterized protein LOC107477795, giving the protein MGNCLRTSNISAQVHDENNYEAAKVVVEHVKTPPSSSSSKLEEEKEAQPSMKVKKVRFKTQDDIIDDEGDNDDNSRNGVVRIRVVMTQEELKKMLRNNNNNNDQNNNTTLEELLSVVKLRGGRVFKVSDDDDDEDGDINPWRPSLESIPEDIAT; this is encoded by the coding sequence ATGGGGAAttgcttgagaacaagcaaCATTTCAGCACAAGTTCATGATGAGAATAACTATGAAGCAGCCAAAGTAGTAGTTGAGCATGTAAAGACACcaccatcttcatcatcatcaaagttagaagaagaaaaagaagcacaaCCAAGCATGAAGGTCAAGAAGGTAAGGTTCAAAACAcaggatgatattattgatgatgAAGGTGATAATGATGATAATTCTAGAAATGGGGTTGTGAGGATTAGAGTTGTGATGACTCAAGAAGAGTTGAAGAAGATGTTgagaaacaacaacaacaacaatgatcAGAACAATAATACGACATTGGAAGAATTACTAAGTGTTGTGAAGTTGAGAGGAGGAAGAGTTTTTAAGgttagtgatgatgatgatgatgaagatggaGACATAAATCCTTGGAGGCCATCTTTAGAAAGCATTCCAGAGGACATAGCTACTTAG